The Homo sapiens chromosome 19 genomic scaffold, GRCh38.p14 alternate locus group ALT_REF_LOCI_7 HSCHR19LRC_PGF1_CTG3_1 genome includes the window taatcccagcactttgggaggctgaggcaggtggatcacctgaggtcagggattcaagaccagcctgaccaacatggagaaacctcatctttactaaaaatacaaaaattagctgggcgtggtggcgggtgcctgtaatcccagctactcgggaggctgaggcaggagactcacttgaacctcggaggtggaggttgcagtgagctgagatcgtgccactgcactgcagcctcagtgacagagtgagactccatctcaaaaaacaataataggctgggcacagttgctcatgcctgtaatcccagcactttgggaggccaaggtgggcaaatcacctgaggtcaggagttcgagaccagcctgaccaacatggagagaccccgtctctactaaaaatacaaaaattagctgggcgtggtggtacgcacctgtaatcccagtttctcgggaggctgaggcaggagaattgcttgaacccgggagacggaggttgcagtgagctgagatcacgccactgcactccagcttgggcaataagagcgaaactccatctcaaaaaaatatataataataacaataataagaagaagaaaagaataaaggagaaaaggtcTTTCTAATAGCTCACTCTTTTCTCTCTTAGGCTTGTATGGCAAACCCTTCCTCTCTGCAGATCGGGGTCTGGTGTTGATGCCAGGAGAGAATATTTCCCTCACGTGCAGCTCAGCACACATCCCATTTGATAGATTTTCACTGGCCAAGGAGGGAGAACTTTCTCTGCCACAGCACCAAAGTGGGGAACACCCGGCCAACTTCTCTTTGGGTCCTGTGGACCTCAATGTCTCAGGGATCTACAGGTGCTACGGTTGGTACAACAGGAGCCCCTACCTGTGGTCCTTCCCCAGTAATGCCTTGGAGCTTGTGGTCACAGGTAGGTACCGCCCAGTCCAGCCCTGTGTCTGGGTTGGCTGTCCAGGGCCTTGCCACCGGGCAGGAATATGAAGACGTGCACTGAGAGTGAAGTGAAGAGAGGCAAAGGCTCTCACTCCAGGACAGTGGAGAGAGAAAGGCTTCCCCACCACACTTTCCGCTTTCACTTCCTCGCTAGAGTTCTCCAGACAGGGTTCATTGAAAACTTAGTCTGTGGAGAACAGAAGGGCTAACtcagtttgtttcattttatttatttcattttattttccgggatagagtcttgctctttcgccaaggctggagtgcagtggcacgatctcgactcactgcaaccttcgcctcccaggttcaagcaattctcctgcctcagcctcctgagtagctgggaccacacagacagggtttcaccatgttggccaggctggtctcgaactcccgacctcaggtgatccacctgcctcggcctcccaaagtgctgggattacaggcgtgagccaccgcgcctggccaggctGCACACATTCTTATTAGGATTCCACCTTGTTCTGGTGTTGTAGAGATGTGATTAGGT containing:
- the FCAR gene encoding immunoglobulin alpha Fc receptor isoform g (isoform g is encoded by transcript variant 7) gives rise to the protein MDPKQTTLLCLGLYGKPFLSADRGLVLMPGENISLTCSSAHIPFDRFSLAKEGELSLPQHQSGEHPANFSLGPVDLNVSGIYRCYGWYNRSPYLWSFPSNALELVVTDSIHQDYTTQNLIRMAVAGLVLVALLAILVENWHSHTALNKEASADVAEPSWSQQMCQPGLTFARTPSVCK